The following is a genomic window from Oryzias latipes chromosome 12, ASM223467v1.
CTTCAGCATGTCACCCGCTGTTCTTCAAGCTGCAGCTGCCaagtgctgctgctgttggagaAGATGAAGAGCTACAGATACTTCTGCTCCGCTCCTGAATTCTGCTTCTGCTGCCACAAGAGGCTAAAACCATAAAATGGaacatttgatttttatcaGTCCTTTCTACgtttgatgttattttttttgctagTATAATTAAAGACAGCATTTCAAAAACTGATATAACAGTTACATATATTTACCTCAAAGCAGACATAAAATAACCGTCCAAACAGAAAGGTGGATTTTGCTCAAGAAACTTCtaagttttttttgcaaacatctccaatatgtgtgtttttttttgtttgcttttttttttcaaattaagacTTGAAAATTTTGAAAATTCTCATTAATCtttaaatcaagaaaataaacttgcaaggaaaaagaaaaacagaaaaatcatcaataaatTTATTGCACAATTTGTCAAATACAACAGTTTCTTTATGCAGTTTTTCAGGTTCATAATGTAATTTTTGGAATAATAAAGTGACAATTCACGGCTAAAGTTGCAACAAATCGACATACCCTTAGCAAAATGTAGTTTATTTACCCTAAAAGTATACTTAGTcaatactaaaagtgaggcagtattcTTCAAGTTTAATTATGTATATATAGTAAACTTAACACTTTCCAATTTAGTctaaagaagtattcagttagtatacttaCTACTCTACATGTACGGTCTGTGgtatacttatactcaagtatacttaataaaataaacttcaaatgtactactttttgcaaatggtaggggtgttaatttctttttaaaagctgcTTAAGATCACTAAAATGTTCTATTTATAATTTATCAATGCATTTGATTGAAGAAGCCTAAAAATGAGTACATTTAATGCTTTGCACCATAGCTAACTTTCTGTTTTCCCAGATTTCTAAAAACTGTACCTTAATACAGGCTGTTTTATATGTGTGGGCATCCATGCAAACGGTTAAATTACAAACCTATCTATAAAACATTTGTTATAGATTTTTTATAGcatggaaaacacacaaaaatgagaGGTTCTCTGGAGTTTACCTTTGGCAGCCTGTATTTGTCCCTCAGACACACCCTGAGAGTTGCCCTTTCAGCCTTCTTGTGCAAGAAATCTGCATCTCTTTCCATCCTGTACAAGAAAAGGTAAATATAAGCAGCAGTCAAAGAGATTTAACTCTGAACTAAGAGATGTTCTGACATTTTAGATCAATACATTTCCATTAGTGACATACTTCCTTATAGTTTGGTCAATATTGGTTACTCACTTCTCTCTGACAGCTTTCTAGCAACAGTTGGCAAAACATAAggcctatctatctatctatctatctatctatctatctatctatctatctatctatctatctatctatctatctatctatctatctatctatctatctatctatctatctatctatctatctatctatctatctatctatctatctgtatTGGGAATAAATGGGAAATAAGGGCAAATAGAAATTTGGCATAGTTAATATTTGCAGAACCATCAGCaaacataatatttttttctattgtcttGTCCTGAATCAATGTTGTTAGTGTGTGACATGTAATGTACTTAATGTACTTTCAACACTTTCCTTAAGTACTttcccctcagccaaataaagATAGGATTATTGGTCCAGACTAAGGAAAGCAGATTAAAAATCAAGCTAAGACACCACAACTTCTCCATTGaaacaccaacaacaaaaacacagtggAGTGAAGTTTCTAGATTTAAATGCTCTCTTAGCGTCATCATACAGATAATCTGACAGTTCATAATCAGATTCCTTTacaggatttttttctcctctttctttttattagattaaaacaatttccttgTGGATTGCAGTTTGTCGCTCGTAAGGAGATATAGAAAAGAATGAgtaaaacattctttttatgGGATCTTTTCCAAAAGAAGCTACGTTTTCCAACATGGCTGAAAAGCTGCATTGATCTGGTTATGTAATACTGGCCAGgggagtttgtttgtttctgtagaatgcttctatttttattttttatttttaatattttaaatcaaaaattcagattaaaaagtACTTTTAGTATCTCAAGCACAAACGTTAGTTTAGCTATTAAGAAAGGCTGATCAAATGTATTCTTTATTGTGCCAGATTATTCGACCTGCCCatcaaacctgttttttttaaacagagacAAAAGATTAAAATGTGTCTACTAGAAGAAAACAGGCCCAGTTCtaaatttgaataatttttctAACTATATTATCACCATAGCTTCAAAATACAATTGACTGGCTTTTTACGAACAACtattacatttttccaactatatattccaaattgaagaaaacagaaaagatgtaTCCTCAGATTGCCTCTGCCATGACCTTTAGCATCAGATGAGTGTCAGAACTCCACTTTTTCATTGGAAACTCATGAACTCTGGGGAAAAGTATATTTTCGTAAGTTCTGGATTTGAAGAACAAAGCAGTTTTGAAGTAGAGAGGAGAAATTCAACAATGAGGGAGGTGATGAAGCAGCACATCAAGGTCAGACTGAACACATGCATCAGTCCACAAATGCTGGACTGGTCTTGTATTCACTTACTTTTCCTCCACCAACTGTTTTTGGTACTCTTCATACTCTTCGCGCGTCATCCCTGCAGCTTTGGCTGGATCTGAGGGGGTTGACTCCTCTTCTTTGTCACCTCCGCCACCGAGACCAATTCCTGACAGGGGGTTCCCAATCATGCTCTTGATCAAGAAAGCCATCTCGAGGAGCGTTTACTCTGCGATGAGGGTGGTTTTGGGGAATAAAAATGATATGGCTTCCTGTAGCAGTTAAATCCAGTGGTAGCTCTCTAGCTAACCTGCTGCTTGACTACAGAGTCAAGGACACACTGATGAGAAccaacagacacaaacacacatacacacacacacgcgcgttTTGCCTCAGGGCATAATCTGGGTTTaatcctccctgctcctctacACTAAGAGGCAGATGGCCTGTTTTCtctgtatttttaaatcacGAAGTcctttttggaaatatttttaacaaatatttggATGCTTTGAACATTTGTTGGAGAAGATTGCCAAAAAGATGAATCAGGCTTTTGAGGGAAAggtctccaagctttttctCCTCACTCAGGCCGAGCTGCTTCCAACTGCTGCTTAATCATATTATAGTACAAGCCAGCGCACgtgcagcagaggaggaggcaATGTGCAAAGAGGAGCAGGATTACAGTCCTGTTTATCCTCATGATGCCACCCGCCCGTCATGCAGGACCATTGTTCAGTGGGACCGACGCAAAGGTGAAAGAGGAGACAGCGCTCATCTCATCACTGTCATCACGTCTGTGGATCAAACCTCTGCAAAACAATCTTTTTGGTTTTCACCGATTGTAACCTGAAAgcaaaggtggaaaaataatTGCAGTCATTTtgattactttattattttcagGTATGCTGATTGCTCTGCAGATTAGTGACATTTTGCCAATCTAATATAAGTCCAGAGGGTTTTTAGTTGAACTGTGAAAGATAGAGTGCAATTAAGGACTCACTTTGCAGCAATAGGTCTCTCCCCCCCCCATTTGAGTTGTTTGAAAGAAATTATTGCAAGGATTTGATGATGGTATATTTCTAAAGCAAAATAGTGGTTgtgatttaaatatatattttaaaacttttcatcTCTAGGATGATATTTAAAGAGGTGGTGTTCTGTTGTGATCAACTCTTACGCTAGGTTGACATTGGCTTCTGCAACTTGCGTTCAAACGGTCACTTCCAATGAAGTCTATCCAAATGTGTGCTTCACAcatctgcgttcaaaactcacGTTTATGAATTCCAATGCAAATTTTTAAGTCAATTATCAGGATCTACAAGGATCAACGCACATTTCTTGGACAcactttgaaagttaaaccagttgaactttaaccaatcaggaacttggatttggtagggATGTATTGATAGAATCCTTTTCAATTCATCAAAGTACCTACCGTTTGATTTGGTCATGTTGCTTTCCTGCTCAGATAAttatcaattttaaaaattcctATTCCCTTTATGtcaatgatttattttactgttcaattataaaaaaaaaaaaagatctcaacatgaatatttaaaaactggCTTGATTTAAGTCTTCCATCTTTCTTTGACCAGCTTCGTAAACCCGGTCACAGAGGTCTTCTTTGGAGCAGTCTTTTGATGGTGActcatatttgtttaaaatctaTGCAACACTATctattaaaaatgct
Proteins encoded in this region:
- the cplx4 gene encoding complexin-4; translated protein: MAFLIKSMIGNPLSGIGLGGGGDKEEESTPSDPAKAAGMTREEYEEYQKQLVEEKMERDADFLHKKAERATLRVCLRDKYRLPKSEQDENMIEMAGDDVDVPEELLKMVDEDATEEEGKDSLMGQIQNLQNMDMDQLKEKASATVTELKSKAEEKCSVM